A window of the Gossypium hirsutum isolate 1008001.06 chromosome A05, Gossypium_hirsutum_v2.1, whole genome shotgun sequence genome harbors these coding sequences:
- the LOC107960638 gene encoding putative pectinesterase 11, with the protein MPAFIFFVTLFMLMTSTPRADVTQISAATLLLRVDQSGKGDYEKIQDAIDAAPSDNEEVVFILVEPGIYNEKIVVPADKPFITLSGLKPNGTIITGSDSGNIFESATFTVLASDFVGQYLTIQNTYGLGAKAVALRVSGDRATFFGCRILSYQDTLLDDTGRHYYSNCYIEGAMDFIFENAASLFEVTYFSNQLLEVSFTYALKRRYINYSPTKGVTIKRDRVYIPGLQDNSARCSIENINVMGQEPIIGKWLNGRSS; encoded by the exons ATGCCTGCTTTCATCTTTTTCGTAACATTATTCATGTTAATGACGAGTACACCTCGAGCAGACGTTACTCAAATTTCAGCCGCAACTTTACTTTTAAGGGTGGACCAATCAGGAAAAGGAGACTATGAAAAGATACAAGATGCTATTGATGCCGCGCCATCAGACAACGAAGAAGTTGTTTTCATATTGGTTGAGCCTGGAATCTATAATGAAAAGATTGTCGTGCCTGCTGACAAGCCTTTTATTACGTTAAGTGGTTTAAAGCCAAATGGCACTATAATTACTGGGAGTGATAGTGGGAATATATTTGAATCAGCTACTTTCACTGTGTTGGCTTCAGATTTTGTTGGCCAATATCTCACAATTCAG AATACGTACGGGCTTGGAGCTAAAGCAGTGGCATTACGGGTGTCTGGCGATAGGGCTACTTTCTTTGGATGCAGAATTCTATCTTACCAGGATACATTGCTAGATGACACCGGAAGACATTATTACAGCAATTGTTACATTGAAGGAGCCATGGACTTCATTTTTGAGAATGCCGCTTCCCTTTTTGAGGTAACATATTTTAGCAACCAGTTACTTG AGGTGTCATTTACATACGCTCTCAAAAGGAGATACATCAATTACAGCCCAACGAAGGGAGTCACCATTAAAAGAGACAGGGTTTACATTCCTGGGTTGCAAGATAACTCAG CACGGTGTTCTATAGAGAATATAAATGTTATGGGCCAGGAGCCAATAATAGGAAAATGGTTGAATGGTCGAAGCAGTTGA